A window of Costertonia aggregata contains these coding sequences:
- a CDS encoding methylated-DNA--[protein]-cysteine S-methyltransferase, whose protein sequence is METAYIKTPLGTARLRGDANGLASITVLNTDETPTDVIPETLEDATYQLNEYFEGKRETFQLELHPQGTDFQKRVWRALREIPYGKTVSYLELSKTLGDVKAIRAVAAANGKNPLWIVVPCHRVIGSDGSLTGYAGGLHRKKWLLAHESPAKQQSLF, encoded by the coding sequence ATGGAAACCGCATATATAAAAACACCTTTAGGCACTGCGCGACTTAGGGGCGATGCGAACGGACTCGCTTCCATAACCGTCTTGAATACCGATGAAACACCCACCGATGTTATCCCAGAAACCTTGGAAGATGCCACATATCAATTAAACGAATATTTTGAAGGAAAACGTGAGACGTTTCAATTGGAACTACATCCGCAAGGCACCGATTTTCAAAAACGGGTGTGGCGAGCGCTACGTGAAATTCCGTATGGGAAAACAGTTTCCTATCTTGAACTTTCCAAAACTTTAGGAGATGTAAAGGCCATTAGGGCCGTTGCAGCTGCAAACGGCAAGAATCCGCTTTGGATTGTTGTACCCTGCCATAGGGTTATCGGCAGTGATGGTTCGCTAACGGGCTATGCCGGTGGACTGCACCGTAAAAAATGGCTTTTGGCACATGAAAGCCCAGCAAAACAACAATCCCTTTTTTGA
- a CDS encoding CNNM domain-containing protein, whose protein sequence is MGLLIFYAVISIFFSFLCSILEAVLLSVNPTFVNLKKKEGKSYALTLEALKKDVDKPLIAILTLNTIAHTVGAILVGVQAKAAYAQLYGSSEKTVFGLTFSEDLMVGVVSTVMTILILVASEIIPKTIGATYWRQLANFTAKSLKIMVLALKYTGLLWILQLFTKLVGSKGHHGSVLSREDFTAMADIAHEDGVFEKSESTIIKNLLRFDEVWVKDIMTPRAVVKIASEQMTIKEFFAENPKLRFSRIPIYGGKVDNITGFVLKDTILEEIINERGNLPLSEIRRDILITKRSTPIPQLFDTLIAKREHVALVVDEYGSVSGLVTMEDVIETLLGLEIMDESDNVEDLQLLARKNWEHRAKQSGVIEQIPKPE, encoded by the coding sequence ATGGGGCTTCTTATTTTTTACGCTGTTATCTCAATTTTCTTTTCGTTTTTGTGCTCTATACTTGAGGCTGTCCTATTAAGTGTCAACCCTACATTCGTAAACCTTAAGAAAAAAGAAGGCAAATCCTATGCATTGACCTTGGAAGCGCTAAAAAAAGATGTAGACAAACCCCTTATTGCTATACTTACCCTAAATACCATAGCACATACCGTTGGCGCCATTCTCGTAGGAGTGCAGGCCAAGGCCGCCTATGCACAATTATACGGCAGTTCGGAAAAAACGGTTTTTGGTCTTACGTTCTCAGAAGATCTTATGGTGGGTGTGGTTTCTACGGTCATGACCATACTTATTTTGGTGGCATCGGAAATAATTCCCAAGACCATTGGGGCTACCTATTGGCGACAATTGGCCAATTTTACGGCAAAGTCGCTCAAAATAATGGTGCTTGCCCTAAAGTATACGGGCCTTTTATGGATTTTACAGTTATTTACCAAATTGGTGGGCAGCAAAGGGCACCATGGCAGTGTTTTAAGCCGTGAGGATTTTACCGCCATGGCCGATATCGCCCATGAAGATGGGGTTTTTGAAAAATCCGAATCAACTATTATCAAAAACTTGCTACGTTTTGATGAAGTATGGGTAAAAGATATCATGACGCCCAGGGCCGTGGTCAAAATTGCATCGGAACAAATGACCATCAAAGAGTTTTTTGCCGAGAATCCCAAACTTAGATTCTCTAGAATTCCGATATATGGAGGCAAAGTGGACAATATTACCGGATTTGTTCTCAAGGATACGATTCTGGAGGAAATTATAAACGAAAGAGGAAACTTGCCCTTGTCGGAAATTCGGCGCGATATCCTTATTACCAAGCGCAGTACGCCCATTCCCCAACTATTTGACACCTTGATCGCAAAAAGAGAGCACGTTGCCTTAGTGGTAGACGAATACGGTTCGGTTAGTGGTCTTGTAACCATGGAAGATGTCATAGAAACCCTTTTAGGACTCGAAATTATGGATGAGAGCGATAACGTAGAGGATTTACAGCTATTGGCCCGAAAAAATTGGGAGCACCGTGCCAAACAAAGTGGCGTTATCGAGCAAATTCCCAAACCTGAGTGA